One Streptosporangium sp. NBC_01495 DNA window includes the following coding sequences:
- a CDS encoding Zn-dependent alcohol dehydrogenase, which translates to MRAALLERFGTPLVISDLGLDEPHPEEVLVRVEAAGVCHSDQHYLTGDLRCPLPVVPGHEGAGVVEAVGPGVTRFSPGDRVGLMWRPRCGQCRYCLVGRPALCEAAGIQASSGGLLDGTTRLRSGGERVHHLLGVSCFAEYCVVSERALVPVPAGVPPEIAAIAGCAVVTGVGAVLNVVGRCAGDGIVIFGAGGVGLSSVLGAVLEGANPIVVVDVVPERLAMAVKLGATHTVDASGEDVAEALRAIRPGGMEWAIEAIGRPATLETAIDVLRPGGTLVAVGLGPVGTTFDVPLNVLVQREKRVVGSLYGSANPLIDLPRLFDLYLAGRLPLDALIGRRYPLDHINEAFADLTSGSVGRGIILPWESQ; encoded by the coding sequence CACACCCGGAAGAGGTCCTCGTCCGGGTCGAGGCGGCCGGTGTCTGTCACAGCGACCAGCACTATCTCACCGGGGATCTGCGGTGCCCGCTGCCGGTCGTCCCCGGGCACGAGGGTGCCGGTGTGGTCGAGGCCGTCGGGCCGGGCGTCACCCGGTTCTCGCCCGGGGACCGCGTCGGCCTGATGTGGCGGCCCCGATGCGGGCAGTGCCGCTACTGCCTCGTCGGACGGCCCGCGCTGTGCGAGGCGGCCGGCATACAGGCGAGCTCGGGTGGCCTTCTCGACGGGACCACGCGCCTGCGCTCCGGTGGGGAACGGGTCCATCACCTGCTCGGCGTCTCCTGCTTCGCCGAATACTGCGTCGTCTCCGAGCGCGCCCTGGTGCCCGTGCCGGCGGGGGTGCCGCCCGAGATCGCCGCGATCGCGGGATGCGCCGTCGTCACCGGCGTCGGCGCGGTGCTGAACGTCGTGGGCAGGTGCGCGGGCGACGGCATCGTGATCTTCGGTGCGGGCGGCGTCGGGCTGTCGAGCGTCCTGGGAGCGGTCCTCGAAGGCGCGAATCCGATCGTCGTCGTCGACGTCGTGCCCGAGCGCCTGGCGATGGCGGTGAAACTGGGCGCCACGCACACCGTCGACGCGTCCGGGGAGGACGTCGCCGAGGCCCTCCGGGCGATCCGCCCCGGCGGCATGGAGTGGGCGATCGAGGCGATCGGCCGCCCCGCCACGCTGGAGACGGCGATCGACGTGCTCCGTCCGGGCGGAACGCTCGTGGCGGTCGGCCTCGGCCCGGTCGGTACGACGTTCGACGTGCCCCTCAACGTGCTCGTGCAGCGGGAGAAGCGGGTGGTCGGCAGCCTGTACGGCTCGGCCAACCCGCTCATCGACCTGCCCAGGTTGTTCGACCTCTATCTCGCCGGACGCCTGCCGCTGGACGCGCTCATCGGCCGGCGGTATCCGCTGGACCACATCAACGAGGCCTTCGCCGACCTGACCAGCGGTTCGGTCGGCCGGGGCATCATCCTGCCCTGGGAGTCGCAGTGA